One Hordeum vulgare subsp. vulgare chromosome 4H, MorexV3_pseudomolecules_assembly, whole genome shotgun sequence DNA window includes the following coding sequences:
- the LOC123448073 gene encoding uncharacterized protein LOC123448073, translated as MPGSINLRDCKVLEKMVKMYAEKGELYGAICAAPAVTLAHWGMLKGLKATCYPSFMEKFTSEVIPVNSRVVVDRNVVTSQGPRTTVEFALALVEQLYDKEKMEEVAGPLGTPCPLYFEFCGDGSHLTPKREWSDVRVVRKLRGLRQQEKFAARNHFRGLRDSQQAGGRRPTPLFMLAMDNLRDRKLAEQRTRDSDIPEYLTCPLCGQVMIDPVTIATGKTFDQQFLKDWFEKKGLVCPLTGEPVSGAIVRNERIRGYLKEWEDSKVELITKEPIVLFCKALIDDSWSRRSIPFSVARRRPVPAISCCLEC; from the exons ATGCCGGGATCAATTAATCTCAGAGACTGTAAAGTGCTCGAGAAGATGGTCAAGATGTATGCAGAGAAGGGGGAACTCTACGGCGCCATTTGCGCTGCGCCCGCGGTGACGTTGGCCCATTGGGGCATGCTCAAAGGTTTAAAG GCGACTTGCTACCCGTCATTCATGGAGAAGTTCACTTCTGAAGTGATCCCTGTGAACTCCAGGGTGGTGGTGGATAGAAATGTGGTGACCAGCCAGGGTCCACGAACAACAGTCGAGTTTGCTCTTGCTTTGGTGGAGCAGCTATATGACAAAGAGAAGATGGAGGAGGTTGCTGGACCTTTG GGAACTCCGTGCCCTTTATACTTTGAATTCTGCGGAGATGGTTCTCATTTGACCCCAAAAAGAGAATGGAGTGATGTAAGAGTTGTGAGAAAATTGCGAGGGTTGCGTCAGCAAGAGAAGTTTGCCGCACGTAATCATTTCAGAGGGCTGCGTGATAGTCAGCAAGCGGGCGGGCGCAGGCCTACTCCCCTATTCATGCTTGCAATGGATAACCTGAGGGATAGGAAGCTTGCAGAGCAGCGTACCAGGGATTCTGATATTCCAGAATATCTTACCTGTCCACTGTGTGGCCAAGTTATGATTGACCCGGTGACAATTGCCACGGGGAAG ACGTTTGACCAACAGTTCCTCAAGGATTGGTTTGAGAAGAAGGGACTTGTCTGTCCTCTGACCGGCGAGCCTGTATCAGGTGCTATTGTCCGGAACGAGCGAATTAGAGGCTACTTGAAGGAGTGGGAAGACTCTAAGGTGGAGCTGATCACCAAG GAACCAATAGTTTTATTTTGCAAAGCATTGATTGACGATTCATGGAGCCGGCGCTCGATCCCATTTTCTGTCGCTCGTCGCCGGCCGGTTCCGGCCATTTCCTGTTGTCTCGAGTGTTGA